In Ancylothrix sp. D3o, the following are encoded in one genomic region:
- a CDS encoding COP23 domain-containing protein — MSQKTLRQIALSLGVSLLFAAPAVAQLTPNNPNRSNIRIPPNEDPQASDESTQRAEGQKFACEMVNGQYTVMYYPDSQSNQGNAWATPSALGGGWTPERRCNEISRRLESYRPDGLEELSTSKVNNYDIVCVTTQANSACRIVFTVPPGQDPKITRDRVFENLTVADSGQQTDAVNTFIDGGANNQILRDILGVDPASTMGGRPARNRSQYSPNSINLRPFLSPADGGTGSRLRY, encoded by the coding sequence ATGTCACAAAAAACACTTAGACAAATCGCCTTATCCTTGGGAGTTAGTCTCCTATTTGCAGCCCCCGCAGTAGCCCAACTCACACCCAATAACCCCAACCGCTCAAATATAAGAATTCCGCCCAACGAAGACCCCCAAGCAAGCGACGAGTCTACGCAAAGAGCAGAGGGTCAAAAATTCGCTTGTGAGATGGTTAACGGACAATACACTGTAATGTATTATCCCGATAGCCAAAGTAATCAAGGTAATGCCTGGGCTACACCTAGTGCTTTAGGCGGTGGTTGGACACCCGAACGCCGGTGTAACGAAATCAGCCGCCGTCTGGAAAGCTACCGGCCCGATGGTTTAGAAGAACTCAGCACCAGCAAAGTCAATAACTACGACATTGTGTGTGTCACCACTCAAGCAAACTCTGCTTGTCGGATTGTCTTTACTGTGCCACCGGGTCAAGATCCTAAAATCACCCGTGATCGCGTCTTTGAAAATTTAACCGTTGCGGATAGCGGTCAACAAACCGATGCCGTCAATACGTTTATAGATGGCGGCGCAAACAATCAAATTTTGCGAGATATTTTAGGCGTTGACCCCGCCTCCACAATGGGAGGAAGACCGGCCCGAAACCGCTCACAATACTCACCAAATAGCATCAATTTACGTCCCTTCCTGTCCCCTGCTGATGGTGGTACAGGCAGCCGGTTGAGATATTGA
- a CDS encoding transposase, whose translation MIVLEFKAQGKATQYTAIDEAIQTAQFVRNKCIRYWMDNRGVGQKELYRYNTALRAEYAFVKDLNSHACQTSVERAYSAIARFYDNCKKAMAGKKGYPKFKKNYRSVEYKTSGWKLSETRKQITFTDKKEIGKLKLKGTWDLNFYQLDQIKRVRLIRRADGYYVQFLISADTKVETQPTGKTIGLDVGLKEFYTDSNGHSEPSPWFYRIGEKRMKFRQRRVSRKKKGSANRKKAINRLGRVHLKISRQREEHAKRLARCVVQSNDLVAYEDLRIKNLVKNHCLAKSINDAGWYQFRKWLEYFGRKFGKITVAVNPAYTSQECSSCGAVVKKSLSVRTHVCECGFVLDRDWNAAINILKLALSTVGHTGTWVLDPNASGDLTSTLIGAVLSGQVESLSEESPRL comes from the coding sequence ATGATAGTTTTAGAGTTCAAGGCACAAGGGAAAGCAACTCAATATACAGCCATTGATGAAGCGATTCAAACCGCTCAATTTGTCCGCAACAAGTGTATCCGGTATTGGATGGATAACCGAGGGGTGGGACAGAAAGAACTGTATCGCTACAACACGGCGTTAAGGGCTGAATATGCCTTTGTGAAAGACTTGAACTCTCATGCTTGCCAAACATCTGTTGAGAGAGCCTACTCTGCTATTGCTCGGTTTTACGACAACTGCAAGAAAGCTATGGCGGGAAAGAAAGGGTATCCAAAATTCAAAAAGAATTACCGTTCAGTCGAGTACAAGACGAGCGGATGGAAACTTTCTGAGACAAGAAAACAGATAACTTTTACCGACAAAAAAGAAATTGGTAAACTCAAACTCAAGGGAACGTGGGATTTAAACTTCTACCAGTTAGACCAGATAAAACGAGTCAGGTTAATCCGTCGTGCTGACGGGTATTATGTCCAATTCCTAATTAGTGCAGACACTAAAGTTGAAACACAACCCACAGGCAAAACTATTGGATTAGATGTAGGACTTAAAGAGTTCTACACCGATAGTAATGGACATAGTGAACCATCACCTTGGTTTTATCGAATTGGCGAGAAACGGATGAAATTCCGTCAACGCCGTGTTTCCCGCAAAAAGAAAGGCTCTGCCAATCGCAAGAAAGCCATTAATCGACTAGGACGAGTACACCTCAAAATAAGTAGGCAACGTGAAGAACACGCTAAGAGACTGGCGCGTTGCGTAGTCCAATCTAACGATTTGGTCGCCTATGAAGACTTGAGGATTAAGAATCTGGTCAAGAATCACTGTCTCGCTAAGTCGATTAATGATGCGGGTTGGTATCAGTTCAGAAAATGGTTGGAGTATTTCGGAAGGAAGTTTGGCAAAATCACTGTAGCAGTGAATCCTGCTTATACTTCTCAGGAATGCTCTAGCTGTGGTGCCGTCGTCAAGAAATCTCTATCCGTGAGAACCCATGTCTGTGAATGTGGATTCGTTTTAGATAGAGATTGGAATGCAGCTATCAATATTCTGAAATTAGCCTTGAGTACGGTAGGGCATACCGGAACTTGGGTTTTAGACCCGAACGCTTCAGGAGATTTAACCTCTACTTTGATTGGAGCAGTCCTGTCAGGGCAAGTTGAGTCTTTGAGTGAAGAATCCCCGCGCCTTTAG